The genomic window TTTAATCCTGAATCGGCAGAAGTTCCGCCGTACAGGATGGTATAATCGCCGGGTTTGGACACCAGGTCATCTGCTTTTTCGTCATAGAACATAAAAGAATCCGGCGACAGGGTGAGCTGGACAGTTTTAGAGTTTTTGGACGGAACGGATACCCTTTGGAAGGCCCTGAGTGTTTTTACAGGAGCCAACGGATCATTGTTCCGCTTGATGTAGACCTCAACGACTTCTTCGCCGTTTTTTCCGGAAGTATTGCTTACCGGAACTGAAAGAGTTACATTTTCATTCGTACCGATGCTGTTTTTGCTGAGGGTCGCATTTCCGTAAGAAAAGGATGAATAGCTCAGCCCGTGACCAAACGGATACAACGGTTTTTCTTTCATATAACGGTAGGTTCGTCCCTGCATGTCGTAATTTTCAAACCCCTCATGCTTGCCGGTTTTGGACAGGGCATTATCCAGCTGTGCAATATTTTTATAGAAGGTAACCGGAAGCTTTCCGGATGGGTTGTAATCTCCGAACAATACATCGGCTACGGCTGTTCCGCCGGATTGTCCGCCGTACCAGGCGTTTACCAAGGCATCGTAATTTTTTTCGTCCTGCTCCAATCCGAGGGCACTTCCGGTACACAGTACAAAAACAACCGGTTTTCCTGTTTTTCTTAATTCAGCCAAAAGCTCACGCTGAACTTTCGGCAGTTCGATATTGGTTTTATCACCTCCTTTGAAACCTTCGGCATTCACCAGCATTTCCTCTCCTTCAAGGCTTGGGGAAAGTCCGCCGGCAAATACGATCACGTCGGCGTCTTTTACTTTTTCTTTTACCTCGGCAAAATTCACCGGATCTTTACGGTACACTTCAAAACCGATGCTCACGTATTTACCTTTCTGGCTGTGACGGAGTTCCACCTGATATTCTTTTCCTTTCTGCATCTGCACCGGGAATTCCGACGGATGTCTTGCGTCCGGGCCTTTGCGGGTAGCGATTTCCTTTCCATCGATCAGTAAGGTGTACACATCGGAGGTAAATGCGGAGAATACCACTTCGCCGGTGTAGCTGCTGGTAAAGGTACCGGAAATCCTGGCAGAAGTATTTTCACGGTTAACGCCCGGAGCGAGCTGGGTTCCGCCGAAGCTGCTGTAATTAATAACGGAATTGTTTACTGAGGTATTCACCGGAGTTCCTTGCCAATCGGGATTGTTGAAGAATTCTACCTTCATGCCCGGCGCTCCGTTTTTCTGACTTTTGAAATTTCTGGCCAGTGAGGTTCTTGCGGAAGGATCTGCAATTTCACATCCTTTTTCATAGATGATTTCCGTACCGGGAAGCTTGGCTTTAATACCGTCCAAGATGGTAACCGTAGAAGAAGGGGTTCCGTTGTAGTTGCCCAGCTGCATGATTCCGTCATCGGCATTAGGTCCTACAATTGCGATTTTCTTTATGTTTTTGTTTAAAGGCAAAACATTTTTCTCATTTTTCATCAGTACGATCGACTTCCGGGCCATTTTCAGTGCCTGTTGCTTATGCTCTTCGGAATCGACGACCGTATACGGGATGCTGTTCCAGCGTACGGCTGATTTCGGATCGAGCATACCGAGTTCAAACCAGCCTTTCAGGATCCTGCGCATAGATGCATCAATGTCTTTTTCAGTGATCAGGCCGCTGGCGAGGGATTTATTGAGGTTGTTGTAGGTATCTCCGCATTCAAGGTCGGTAGAATGTTTCAGCGCATCGGCTGCCGTGGATTTTTCATCCGGATGGGTTCCGTGGTATTTTTTCTGGTAGAAGTCGGCGAGTGCCCAACAATCGGACACCACCATGCCATCGTATTTCCATTTTCCTCTCAGGATATCACTTACCAGAAAATCATTGGCACAGCATGGCTGACCGTCGAATGCGTTGTAGGCACACATCACTTCCCTTACATTTCCTTCGATCACCAAAGCCTTAAAAGCCGGCAGATAGGTTTCATAAAGGTCGCGATGAGAAATTTCAGCGTTATAGGAGTGCCGGTTCCATTCCGGGCCGCTGTGTACAGCGAAGTGCTTGGCACAGGCGTGCGTTTTGAAGTAGTCGGGATCATTTCCCTGCAATCCTTTTACGGCTGCTACGCCCAGGCTTGCCGTCAGGAACGGATCTTCTCCATAGGTTTCCTGCCCTCTTCCCCATCTCGGATCACGGAAGATGTTGATGTTGGGTGTCCAGAACGTGAGTCCTTCATATCGTCCGGTTTTTCCTGCTTCGTCAAAAGACCGGTTGTATTTGGCTCTGGCTTCGTCAGAAATCATTTCAAAAGTTTTCAGGTGTTCCGGGACATCCCAGCTTGCCGCCAACCCGATGGCCTGTGGAAAAACCGTAGCGGTTCCCGCCCTTGCCACACCGTGCAGTGCCTCGTTCCACCAGCCGTATGCGGGAATACCCAGCCGGGGAACGGCTTTGGAATTATCCATCATCATTCCTATTTTTTCATCTACCGTCAGCAGCCCGAGGAGGTTTTCAATCCGCTGTTCTACGGGTAATTTAGTATTTCTGAACGGTTCTGTATCGGCGGTCTGTGCAGATAGTCCCGATGCCGTGCTGATGAGGAGGCTGATGCCTAAAGTTATCTTTTTCATATATGAATATCAATGGTCACATGTTGTTTATGCTTTTCATCATTTAAAATTCATCAATGGTTTCTGGTAATCTTTGTGAGAAGCACAAATATAGGATTCTCTTTTAAATAAATGTGTAATTAACACTTAATTTTTGAAAATAATGCGGATGTTCCCGATTTTTAAAAATACTTACTGTGGCAAATTGATGATGAAAAAGGTGTAACAGGATTTTTTTACGCGAAGATCTATTTTCTTTATGCATACGATTAAGGAAGCAAAGCTAGATCGGCAAGCTGATCTGATGAAGCGGTGGTTTTAATTTAACCGTAAAAATTACAAAAGATAGGCTTGCTGATTACCAGGTCTGCTCCATAGGAGCAGTATGTGTGTAGGATGAATAAAAAAAACAACCGAACTCCGGAGAAGTTCGATCGTTTTCAACTATTGATAAGATGGCACTCCTACAGAGTGCTGTTTCCATTAAAATTTCCCCCTGCTACACAGATGGTATTCCTACGGAATACTGCTTTTCTGAATGATCAGGTCTGATGTTTTATGATACATAACAGAAAGCAGCCCCGATTCCTGATTTTTATCTGCTGATGGAGACCTAAACTGAACTTATCATTTAATCTTTATAAATGTTGATCTGCTTAAAAGGTCATGTTTCAACCGCTCCTGTAAACAATAAAAAAATAAATGATCGCAGTTTCATAAAATACAGCTAATTTAAGCCCATGAAAATTGTCAGCAATATTCATGAATACCAAAAGCCAAATCCAACTATGAAATCCATTATCCTGATCTTATCTTTAATCACCTCTACCCTTTCTGCCCAGCTGAGTACCTTTTCTGACCGTGACCTTTATGAAATGGGAAAAGTCTGGGGATTGATCAAATATTATCATCCTGCCGTTTCCCAGGGAAAAACAGATTGGGATGCCGTTTTATTGACAAGTTTCCGCCAAGATTCAAAAGCAGGAACCGATCGGCTCATAAAAAACTGGCTGAATACCGCGGACGAACAGAAGTTTGATAAAATTCCTAAGCAGGAGAGCGAATGTGACAGCATTACTCTCCGGAATTTTAATGCTTCATGGATCGAAAAATTAAGAAAAGTGAGCCCTGAGAATAAAAACCGTCTCCTCCATCTGGTTAATACACCCGAAAATGTCGGCAGCTTTTATTCCAATACAGCTAAAAGCGGCATCTATTTCAGCAGTGCCAATGAAAAAGTGTACGGTACTTTTTCAAAAGACGTTAAAATGCTGGATTTATTCAGGATCTGGAATGTGGTTGAATACTTTTATCCTTATAAATATCTCCTTGACCATAACTGGGATGATATCCTGAAAAAATACATTCCTTTATTTAAAAAGATCAACAATGAGAAAGATTATGAATCGGCAGTGATGCAGCTGGCTGCTGAGCTGCAGGATACCCATGTCGGAATTGAAAAGACCTATCAGTATAATGTAGTGGGAAAGCTTTCTTCGCCTTTCATTTTTCAGATGGTTAACAATGCCGTGCTCATTACAGGAAGTAAGGATGACGCCAAAATGAAGAAAGCTGGTCTGGAAACCGGCGACCTGATTACTAAAATTAACGGTAAATCTATTCTAAAAAGCATAAAGGAAAAGTCGAAATATTTTGCCTTTTCCAATACATCCGTTGAACTGCGTGAGGCATACAGTTACCTTTTCAGCGGGGATGAGGAAACCTTCGTAGTGGAAGGAGTTCACAAGAACGGGGAAAACTTCCGGACCACCGTGGAACGGATGAACCGCATTTTTAACAATGAATGGGATAAAGACGGAATCCCGGATCTTCACCTGGTGTACAAAGGAAAAACCTATAACTATTTAACTTATAATGAGAAAGAAAGCCGCCTGAACCCAAGCTTCCCCATCGATGATAAAGTGTATTTCGAATTTGCATCATTGAAGGGAGCAGAAATTCCTGCCCTGATGGAACAATACAAAAATACCAAAGGGATGGTTTTTGACCTGCGCGGCTACAATGACAATGGTTCCCTGCTTAAAGTGTTTGATTATTTACTCAGCAAGCCTGTTGTTTACGGAATAAAAACCCAGCCCAATTTCACTCAACCGGGTAGATTTTGTTTTGTAGACAATATCGTGAATAAAGAGTATAAGTTTGCAGGAAAAGAGAATCCTGATCCATACAAGGGACAGGTGGTCGTCCTTATCAATGAACATACCGTAAGTGCGGAGGAAATGTGGGCCATGGTTTTCAAGAAAGTCCCCAATGTTATTTTTGTAGGCAGCCAGACCGCAGGAGCCGACGGCAATAAAACATCTATAAAACTGACTGACGGCAATAAGATCATTTTTTCTGGACTGGGTATTTATTATCCGGACGGAGGGGAAACCCAGCGTATTGGTATAAAACCGGATGTCGTAGTACGTCCCACGATCCAGAGCACCCGCAACAAGGAAGATCTTCTTCTTTTAAAAGCACTGGAACTGATTGATCAGAAAAAATAAATCAGCACCTGGTAAATCGGACTTCCATTGAACCTTATTAATGAACTATAATGTTTGATAAAGCTAAAAAAACCTCACAGGTTTTAAAAACCTGTGAGGTTTGAGTACCAATAAACAAAGCCACCGGTTATGGTGGCTTTGAAGTATAAAAAATAATCCTGATTTAAATTTACTGTTTAATAAACTTTTTCTGAACGGATTTATTTCCGGATTGGGAAATTTCCACCAGATACATTCCTGCAGGAAGATGGCCGATATCGATACGGTTTTTACCGGAACGTAACGTCGTTTCTCTGATTACCAGACTGCCTTTGGCCTCGAATACGGAAGCTGCGCCCGAAGTTTTCAGGTCGATGAAAATTTCATTCCTTGCCGGACTTGGATAGAGGCTTGGTTCGTTCTTATCGGCAAGAAGATTTTCGGTAGCCAGTGTCGTAAAGCTTAACGGAAGGACTGATGCCGTGTAGGTATTTTCCTCGGTAAGATACGCTCTGAAAGGATTGATCATCGGTTCGCTTCCTGCTGCTACTTTAGAGAATTGCGGTGTTCCGTTGACGGTCTGTAAAACATAGCTGTTGGCCGGAACTTTAATGGTGTTGTATACCCCGTTCATCTGGTTGACGGTGATGGCTTTCGGCGTGGAAACATTTCCGGTTCCCTGGAAAGTAATGGCTCCGGTAGCATTCACCAATACCGGTGTATTCGCCGGAATGATTCCGGTGGTAATCGCGGAACAGCTGATTCCGGTAGCACTTGGCATCAGCTGATAAACGCTCACGCCGGACGGAATTGTAGCCGTGAAAGGCAGAAGCAGCATTTCAAATCCGTTAAACGTACGGGAATACGACGCTGCCGCAGACGTAAAGGTAAACGGAACCTGGAAATCTTTACCCTGATCTGAAAGAACGAGATTAGAGGCAGCGGTTCCGGAGATCACATTGTTGTTTGAAGAAGTTACCGAAGCCGGTACATAATAAATGCTGTTGGAATTGGCACTTATCGGCTGCCAGTTATTGGCAGAGGTTGTTCCTGTCGTATTCCTGAAATCCACCGAAGTGTAATAGCCGTTTTCGAGGGCATCCATCAGGTTGCTGTCGCCATCGGAATAAGAGCCTGCAAATTTGGAAGCCACTTCGTTGCCTACATTGAAATAGACGTCGCCTAAGTTCAGCGTCAGCACGGAACTGTAATTGGAATTGCGGATTCCCAGAATGCCTTTACAGCCGTCGGTCAACACCTGTCTTGAAATATCCAGCGTAATATCGAAATTGCCGCCTGCCGGGAAGGTGATCTTTCCGTAATTGTAAGATTTTGTAAGCCCCTGGCTGTTGATGTAATACAGCGTGGTATTATCGGAATAACTCTGCCCTGCCGTAGTGAAACTGTTTACATGCAGCACCATTTTGTTGTAGCGGTCGTTAAGCTGCAAATAGCCGTTGGCTGCCGTCATGTTGTTGCTGATCAGCGGGCTGGCGTTGGAGAAGGTAGCCGTTGTATTGCTGATGTTGTACCCTGTTCCGAAAGACGAATTGGTCGTCGTCATGGTTTCGATCTTGTTGTACCGGATATCGCTTCCGGTCATCTGGGAAACCGGTCGGTCGGCACTTTTGTTGAAAACGAAAGTCATCACACTGGAAGCATTGATGGTAACGCCCGGACGGAACGTCTGAGCCATTGTGATAGGCGTGGTGGCCATATTATTCTGCGCATCGGTCAGCACTTTGGTTCCGGAAGTGGAATAAAACGGAAGATCCACTTTCAGGTTATAGGCATTGGCTGATGGATTAATGACCATCAGCACGACCTGGTTCCCATCCAGGGAAATATAGGAAGATCCCTGCAGGGTGCCGGTATTATCGCCCCAGGTAGCCGCGATCCTTGTTTTCCCGGTGGTATATTTGGCATAATGGGAAAGAATGTAGCCTCTTTTTGTCATTACGCCGGTGGTGGTTCCGTTGCTTCCGTCGCCCATTAGCGCATAATACCGTTTGGCAGCGTAATGGATCCAGGCATTCACGTTTCCGAGCATGGCATTGTTGATGCTGGAAGCGAAATTAAAAGCATCCAGGTTCCAGCTGAAATCGCGCGGGGTCGCGTTGGAAGGATTCCAGTTGATCAGGTATTCGGTCTGCCAGATTTCTTTGTTGTTGTTCTGAAACTGCTTGTAAGCAGACTGCATCAGGCCGTACTGGTGCCCGCCATAGACTTCAAAATTATCCATGGTCGCCTGGTTGAGCATGGCATTGGCGAAATTGTCTGTAAAACCTACGCTTTCAGGAGCAATCACTTTACAGTTGATCAGCTGGCCGTAGTCCCGTACGAAATTGGCAATCTGCGCCGGTGTCCAGATGCATCCTTGGTATTGCGCCATTTCGTCAGGCTCGTTCTGGATGGAAATATAATCCAGGTTTACGCCATTGTTCTGCAGGTAGGTAACAAAACTGTTGAGATACAGGGCATAATCCTGATAATTGGCCGTTTTAAGATAACCGATCTGCTGTACGCCGTTAGCGTCGGTATATACCGCGTTCACATGGTTATTGGTTTTCCAGGCTGCCGGCATGGTCCACGGACTGGCGAAAATCGTTAAGCCCATCGACTTGGCGAGCTGCGCTGTTGCCAGTACCGAACTCCAGTTGTTGCTGTCTTCCGGGATGTAGAGTCTCATAATGTTGTAGCCGGCCTGGCTGTTGGCGCCCCAAAGGGTCTGGATTTCCGAAGTCGTCATGTGGTTGTACCCGAACTGCGGGCTGCAGACAAATCCGCCGAAGCCCGTAACTTTCTGGTAAGTAGTGTTTTTGTTGATTCTTACCGTGGTAAGCTGTCCGAACGCGTTAATTCCTGTAAGCAGGGAAACTGCCGTGAGGACGATCCGCTGAGCAAGTTTTTTCATATTCTTATTGTTTTAGGTTAAAGCTTCAGCAAGCTGCCGAAGAATAGTTCATTTTTAATCCGAAATGACAAACCGTTAAGTGCTGTCACTAAGAAAACTTCCTGGCTGTCAAAAGCCAGGCTGAAATCGTTCAATAAAGTTGTGGGAAATGTTCCTTCCGTATCTTATTAGGATGCGTTTAAACCGTATTTAGATACGGAAGGCAGAGAAGAGTCATGTATCCATAGTATTCTGTTTGTCTGGTTCGTGTTTGTATATTATTTTCAGTGAAGTCATTGTATTTCAGAAAAGCTTTATTGGATGGACCCCTACATTATCAGAACAATCACCATGGTAATGAATCATAGGTGAAGAAAAACATGCCCTGCATCAAAAAAATTCAATAAGCCTGAAATGATATTCTGTTATGAATAAAATTTCATATTCCGTTTAAAACAAATATAACATTCTATTTGAAATAAATGTATAAATTACACTTTATTTTTTAAAACCTTTATAGCCTGATATTTAACCTGTTAAGATTAAAATGTATATATCTGAAAATCAAAATTATAAATATCATAAGTATAATGATTTAAATTTCATACATTCTGCTTTTGAAACCACATTACAGGTCATTTTCACCACCAAAAGTCTTATTTTAATGAAAAAAAATTAACCAAAAACAGGGTCTGTCTCCATAAATCAGGCAAGACCTGAAATACTTTGTCGGATTAAGAATGGATGTACAGGATGAGCATTAAGCGGGATTATCTGTCCGGGATTTTATTATTCATTTAATGAAAAGCAATCATCAAAAAAAACTTCCATCAAATGACTTTAATAGAAGCTCGTTTTAGTTAAATTTAAGATCTGCTGAAATTGGTAGTTACAGCTTAATTCTAAGCGGTCTTTTCCTGAAACGGATCGACGCTTATTTCAATCATCAATTGTTCAAAGTAAAAATAAAACCCGAATGTATTCCTGATTTTCCTGGGTTCGGCTTCCAGTTTCAGACTTTCTTCCTCTTTGAGTTTGTTGTACAGTTCCCAAACCGCTTCTTCATCCGGCTGATAAAATCCGATATGGAAATTCTCCGGATATTCCGGCACTTCTTCTTTCTTATTCAGGACCTGTCCCCAAATAACCAGGGCGAAGTTATGGTCGTTTTCCAGTACGGCCATTTTGCTGCTGCGGTTGACAATCAGGCGAAACCCTAAACAGTGGGTAAACAGATGCACGGCCTGATCTACCTCTTTCACGACCAGATTGATATGATTTAAATTCATAATTTCTTTGGTTTGATTAACAAGACAAAATTAGCCCTTAGGCATCATGCTCAATTGGATAAATCGGTCGTTTTCGTTTTTGTTTAAGATGGTGGGCCTTACGCCTGTGAATTTTTTGACTTCCCGGATAAAATGGGACTGGTCCCCGTAATTCAGTTCCGGGTAAAAATCACCTTTTTTCAGCTGTTTCAGGGAATTTGAAAAACGGATCATGTTGAGGTATGATTTTAAGGAAACCCCCAGCCAATGATTGAAATACCGGTTGATCTGCCGGCTGCTCCAGCCTGCCTGTTCGGATAATTCCTTTACGGTAGTCGCTCCTTTCGAGGAATAAATCAATTCAAACAGTTTGCGTTTGCGGGGATCCACTTCTTTTGTCAATTGCAATTCAATACGGTTGCACGCTTTTTCGTAAAAGTGTTTAAAATCCGAAAGATCTTCTGTACAGAATCCCCAGTAATCGCCGGAAAGCTTCTGCCTGTTGTTTTTTAAATCTGCAAAGGACCGTTGAAAAATATATTCAGCGGCTATCGGGTGAAAACTTATTACCCCCATGGTCGATTTCGGAAAAGGCGGCTTGATCACCGGACCGGTAAAGATGCCGGATATGAATATCTCAAAACTTCCGTCCTCCATGGCTAAGAATGCTACATCTATTTTTCCGTCCGGCAAAATCATGCTTCCATCCGTTTCCTCCTCATGATATTTCATCATCCAGATGCTTTCCACGAGGTCTTTCAGTACGCCATCAGGTTTCAGTGAGGCATATTCCAGTTGATTTTTTGTTGAGTGTATCATAATCAGGATGTTT from Chryseobacterium sp. SORGH_AS_0447 includes these protein-coding regions:
- a CDS encoding AraC family transcriptional regulator — encoded protein: MIHSTKNQLEYASLKPDGVLKDLVESIWMMKYHEEETDGSMILPDGKIDVAFLAMEDGSFEIFISGIFTGPVIKPPFPKSTMGVISFHPIAAEYIFQRSFADLKNNRQKLSGDYWGFCTEDLSDFKHFYEKACNRIELQLTKEVDPRKRKLFELIYSSKGATTVKELSEQAGWSSRQINRYFNHWLGVSLKSYLNMIRFSNSLKQLKKGDFYPELNYGDQSHFIREVKKFTGVRPTILNKNENDRFIQLSMMPKG
- a CDS encoding T9SS type A sorting domain-containing protein, whose protein sequence is MKKLAQRIVLTAVSLLTGINAFGQLTTVRINKNTTYQKVTGFGGFVCSPQFGYNHMTTSEIQTLWGANSQAGYNIMRLYIPEDSNNWSSVLATAQLAKSMGLTIFASPWTMPAAWKTNNHVNAVYTDANGVQQIGYLKTANYQDYALYLNSFVTYLQNNGVNLDYISIQNEPDEMAQYQGCIWTPAQIANFVRDYGQLINCKVIAPESVGFTDNFANAMLNQATMDNFEVYGGHQYGLMQSAYKQFQNNNKEIWQTEYLINWNPSNATPRDFSWNLDAFNFASSINNAMLGNVNAWIHYAAKRYYALMGDGSNGTTTGVMTKRGYILSHYAKYTTGKTRIAATWGDNTGTLQGSSYISLDGNQVVLMVINPSANAYNLKVDLPFYSTSGTKVLTDAQNNMATTPITMAQTFRPGVTINASSVMTFVFNKSADRPVSQMTGSDIRYNKIETMTTTNSSFGTGYNISNTTATFSNASPLISNNMTAANGYLQLNDRYNKMVLHVNSFTTAGQSYSDNTTLYYINSQGLTKSYNYGKITFPAGGNFDITLDISRQVLTDGCKGILGIRNSNYSSVLTLNLGDVYFNVGNEVASKFAGSYSDGDSNLMDALENGYYTSVDFRNTTGTTSANNWQPISANSNSIYYVPASVTSSNNNVISGTAASNLVLSDQGKDFQVPFTFTSAAASYSRTFNGFEMLLLPFTATIPSGVSVYQLMPSATGISCSAITTGIIPANTPVLVNATGAITFQGTGNVSTPKAITVNQMNGVYNTIKVPANSYVLQTVNGTPQFSKVAAGSEPMINPFRAYLTEENTYTASVLPLSFTTLATENLLADKNEPSLYPSPARNEIFIDLKTSGAASVFEAKGSLVIRETTLRSGKNRIDIGHLPAGMYLVEISQSGNKSVQKKFIKQ
- a CDS encoding S41 family peptidase, with translation MKIVSNIHEYQKPNPTMKSIILILSLITSTLSAQLSTFSDRDLYEMGKVWGLIKYYHPAVSQGKTDWDAVLLTSFRQDSKAGTDRLIKNWLNTADEQKFDKIPKQESECDSITLRNFNASWIEKLRKVSPENKNRLLHLVNTPENVGSFYSNTAKSGIYFSSANEKVYGTFSKDVKMLDLFRIWNVVEYFYPYKYLLDHNWDDILKKYIPLFKKINNEKDYESAVMQLAAELQDTHVGIEKTYQYNVVGKLSSPFIFQMVNNAVLITGSKDDAKMKKAGLETGDLITKINGKSILKSIKEKSKYFAFSNTSVELREAYSYLFSGDEETFVVEGVHKNGENFRTTVERMNRIFNNEWDKDGIPDLHLVYKGKTYNYLTYNEKESRLNPSFPIDDKVYFEFASLKGAEIPALMEQYKNTKGMVFDLRGYNDNGSLLKVFDYLLSKPVVYGIKTQPNFTQPGRFCFVDNIVNKEYKFAGKENPDPYKGQVVVLINEHTVSAEEMWAMVFKKVPNVIFVGSQTAGADGNKTSIKLTDGNKIIFSGLGIYYPDGGETQRIGIKPDVVVRPTIQSTRNKEDLLLLKALELIDQKK
- a CDS encoding glycoside hydrolase family 3 C-terminal domain-containing protein — its product is MKKITLGISLLISTASGLSAQTADTEPFRNTKLPVEQRIENLLGLLTVDEKIGMMMDNSKAVPRLGIPAYGWWNEALHGVARAGTATVFPQAIGLAASWDVPEHLKTFEMISDEARAKYNRSFDEAGKTGRYEGLTFWTPNINIFRDPRWGRGQETYGEDPFLTASLGVAAVKGLQGNDPDYFKTHACAKHFAVHSGPEWNRHSYNAEISHRDLYETYLPAFKALVIEGNVREVMCAYNAFDGQPCCANDFLVSDILRGKWKYDGMVVSDCWALADFYQKKYHGTHPDEKSTAADALKHSTDLECGDTYNNLNKSLASGLITEKDIDASMRRILKGWFELGMLDPKSAVRWNSIPYTVVDSEEHKQQALKMARKSIVLMKNEKNVLPLNKNIKKIAIVGPNADDGIMQLGNYNGTPSSTVTILDGIKAKLPGTEIIYEKGCEIADPSARTSLARNFKSQKNGAPGMKVEFFNNPDWQGTPVNTSVNNSVINYSSFGGTQLAPGVNRENTSARISGTFTSSYTGEVVFSAFTSDVYTLLIDGKEIATRKGPDARHPSEFPVQMQKGKEYQVELRHSQKGKYVSIGFEVYRKDPVNFAEVKEKVKDADVIVFAGGLSPSLEGEEMLVNAEGFKGGDKTNIELPKVQRELLAELRKTGKPVVFVLCTGSALGLEQDEKNYDALVNAWYGGQSGGTAVADVLFGDYNPSGKLPVTFYKNIAQLDNALSKTGKHEGFENYDMQGRTYRYMKEKPLYPFGHGLSYSSFSYGNATLSKNSIGTNENVTLSVPVSNTSGKNGEEVVEVYIKRNNDPLAPVKTLRAFQRVSVPSKNSKTVQLTLSPDSFMFYDEKADDLVSKPGDYTILYGGTSADSGLKSLPLKVK
- a CDS encoding VOC family protein, translated to MNLNHINLVVKEVDQAVHLFTHCLGFRLIVNRSSKMAVLENDHNFALVIWGQVLNKKEEVPEYPENFHIGFYQPDEEAVWELYNKLKEEESLKLEAEPRKIRNTFGFYFYFEQLMIEISVDPFQEKTA